A single window of Pontibacillus chungwhensis DNA harbors:
- a CDS encoding DsbA family oxidoreductase, with amino-acid sequence MRIEVWSDVVCPFCYIGKRRLEAAMKEFEQADQVEIDIQFKSFELDPNAPVNSNQTTNEKLAQKYGKSLEEAKEMTANMTQQAAAEGLDFDFDRTIPTNTFDAHRLFQRASEKGIGNKVSEQLFHSYFEAGKHVGDRSVLKEIALEAGLSEEDVKAAFTEEKYAEAVRNDEQEAGQIGVQGVPFFVFNRKFAISGAQPKEVFLQGLQKAYEEEKQAPAFESIGGKDTEVCTDEGCDI; translated from the coding sequence ATGAGAATTGAAGTATGGTCAGATGTAGTTTGTCCGTTTTGCTATATTGGAAAACGTCGTTTAGAAGCGGCTATGAAGGAATTTGAACAAGCCGATCAAGTAGAAATTGATATACAGTTTAAAAGCTTCGAATTAGATCCAAATGCTCCAGTAAATAGCAATCAGACAACAAATGAAAAACTTGCTCAAAAGTACGGGAAAAGCTTGGAAGAAGCGAAAGAAATGACAGCAAACATGACTCAGCAAGCAGCTGCTGAAGGGCTTGATTTTGACTTTGATCGCACCATTCCAACGAATACGTTCGATGCTCATCGTCTGTTCCAACGAGCTTCTGAGAAAGGAATCGGCAACAAAGTATCAGAGCAGCTGTTCCATTCTTACTTTGAAGCCGGTAAACACGTCGGGGACCGCTCTGTCTTAAAAGAAATCGCCTTAGAAGCGGGTCTGTCAGAAGAAGACGTAAAAGCTGCCTTTACGGAAGAGAAATATGCTGAAGCTGTCAGAAATGATGAGCAAGAAGCGGGCCAAATCGGCGTTCAAGGCGTTCCGTTCTTCGTCTTCAACCGTAAATTTGCCATCTCCGGCGCTCAGCCGAAAGAAGTCTTCTTACAAGGGTTACAGAAAGCTTACGAAGAAGAGAAACAAGCACCGGCATTTGAATCCATTGGCGGGAAAGATACAGAAGTATGTACAGATGAAGGATGCGACATCTAA